From the Nocardiopsis changdeensis genome, one window contains:
- a CDS encoding TetR/AcrR family transcriptional regulator translates to MSSAAASDLTARARIRDAALEYFGRHGFKVTIRAIAEKAGVSPGLVMHHFGSKDGLRRACDDHVFEVVHKVKRESVTSDPSVALQYVAHVEEFAPLLAYAVRSFQEGGAAGLALYERIVEDVQGYLAAGEAAGTIRPSRDRAKRARWLAESSMGSLLVALSARPDPDDIDFPLFLREWMEEHMLPVLELYTEGLYTDRQMLDAYLLYVCDPPEGAR, encoded by the coding sequence ATGAGTTCAGCCGCTGCCTCCGACCTCACCGCGCGCGCCCGCATCCGCGACGCCGCCCTCGAATACTTCGGAAGGCACGGCTTCAAGGTGACGATCCGGGCCATCGCCGAGAAGGCGGGGGTCTCCCCCGGCCTGGTCATGCACCACTTCGGGTCCAAGGACGGACTGCGCAGGGCCTGCGACGACCACGTCTTCGAGGTCGTGCACAAGGTCAAGAGGGAGTCGGTGACCTCCGACCCCTCGGTCGCCCTCCAGTACGTGGCGCACGTCGAGGAGTTCGCCCCCCTGCTGGCCTACGCGGTCCGCTCCTTCCAGGAGGGCGGCGCCGCCGGCCTGGCCCTGTACGAGCGCATCGTCGAGGACGTCCAGGGCTACCTCGCCGCGGGCGAGGCCGCCGGGACGATCCGGCCCAGCCGCGACCGGGCCAAGCGCGCCCGGTGGCTGGCCGAGAGCTCCATGGGCTCCCTCCTCGTAGCGCTGTCCGCCCGACCCGACCCCGACGACATCGACTTCCCACTGTTCCTGCGGGAATGGATGGAGGAGCACATGCTCCCGGTACTGGAGCTGTACACCGAAGGTCTCTACACCGACCGGCAGATGCTCGACGCCTACCTGCTGTACGTCTGCGACCCGCCCGAGGGCGCGCGCTGA
- a CDS encoding carbon-nitrogen hydrolase family protein, translating to MVQVAVAQFAPAQDKAENLRSVGRLAARAAALGARVVLLPEYTMFTASRTDGRYVEAAEPLDGPFVAAAADTARREGVHLVLGVNEETAGGTHFSNTLVALSPRGERVALYRKIHLYDAFGVRESDVVAPGPVEEPETFTVEGVTFGLQTCYDLRFPEVTRRIADAGAHVVLLAAQWVPGPLKEEHWRTLARARAVENTVYVAAAGQSAPTGAGNSMVVDPMGTPIAALGEQGFEVAVAEVSASRVDEVRTTNPALAMRRFVVVPRD from the coding sequence ATGGTGCAGGTCGCTGTCGCCCAGTTCGCCCCCGCCCAGGACAAGGCGGAGAACCTGCGCTCGGTGGGGAGGCTGGCCGCGCGGGCCGCGGCCCTGGGGGCGCGGGTGGTGCTGCTGCCCGAGTACACGATGTTCACCGCGTCCCGCACCGACGGCCGCTACGTCGAGGCGGCCGAGCCCCTGGACGGGCCGTTCGTCGCGGCCGCCGCCGACACCGCCCGCCGGGAGGGCGTCCACCTGGTGCTGGGCGTCAACGAGGAGACCGCCGGGGGCACGCACTTCTCCAACACGCTGGTGGCCCTGTCGCCGCGGGGCGAACGGGTCGCGCTCTACCGCAAGATCCACCTGTACGACGCGTTCGGCGTCAGGGAGTCCGACGTGGTCGCGCCCGGGCCCGTCGAGGAGCCGGAGACCTTCACCGTCGAGGGCGTGACCTTCGGCCTGCAGACCTGCTACGACCTGCGCTTCCCCGAGGTGACCCGGCGGATCGCGGACGCCGGGGCGCACGTGGTGCTGCTGGCCGCCCAGTGGGTGCCCGGACCGCTCAAGGAGGAGCACTGGCGGACGCTGGCGCGCGCCCGGGCGGTGGAGAACACCGTGTACGTCGCCGCCGCCGGGCAGTCCGCGCCCACGGGGGCGGGCAACAGCATGGTGGTCGACCCGATGGGGACGCCGATCGCGGCGCTGGGGGAGCAGGGCTTCGAGGTGGCCGTCGCCGAGGTTTCGGCCTCACGGGTGGACGAGGTCCGTACGACCAACCCCGCGTTGGCGATGCGCCGTTTTGTGGTGGTGCCCCGAGACTGA
- a CDS encoding CoA-acylating methylmalonate-semialdehyde dehydrogenase gives MGKHVTHWIGGRRYQGPAERQGDIYNPATGAVTGTVDFAGPEEVDAAVAAARAAFPGWRDTSLSRRVQILFRFRELLNANRDELAAAISAEHGKVFSDAQGEVARGLEVVDFACGIPHLLKGGYSENVSTGVDSYSILQPLGVVAGITPFNFPAMVPMWMFPVAIACGNAFVLKPSEKDPSASLLIAGLWEEAGLPEGVFSVVQGDKVAVDALLEHPDVAAVSFVGSTPIARYIYRTAAEHGKRVQALGGAKNHMVVLPDADLDLAADQAVSAGFGSAGERCMAISAVVAVDPVGDELVARIKERISRLRVGPGDDERSEMGPLVTREHRDKVASYLESGVREGATLAVDGRVHPVLGGGEDGFWLGPTLLDHVGPEMSCYRDEIFGPVLSVLRADDYDSAVKLVNDNPYGNGTAIFTNDGGAARRFQNEVEVGMVGVNVPIPVPMAYYSFGGWKQSLFGDSHAHGTEGVHFYTRTKAVTARWTDPGARPSGGVDLGFPTNG, from the coding sequence ATGGGCAAGCACGTCACCCACTGGATCGGCGGACGCCGCTACCAGGGCCCGGCCGAGCGCCAGGGCGACATCTACAACCCGGCGACGGGCGCGGTCACCGGCACCGTCGACTTCGCGGGCCCCGAGGAGGTGGACGCGGCGGTGGCCGCGGCCCGGGCGGCGTTCCCGGGCTGGCGGGACACGTCGCTGTCGCGGCGGGTACAGATCCTGTTCCGGTTCCGGGAGCTGCTCAACGCCAACAGGGACGAGCTGGCCGCGGCGATCAGCGCCGAGCACGGCAAGGTGTTCTCCGACGCGCAGGGCGAGGTGGCCCGCGGCCTGGAGGTCGTGGACTTCGCCTGCGGCATCCCCCACCTGCTCAAGGGCGGCTACTCCGAGAACGTGTCCACCGGCGTGGACTCCTACTCCATCCTCCAGCCGCTGGGCGTGGTCGCGGGCATCACCCCGTTCAACTTCCCGGCCATGGTGCCGATGTGGATGTTCCCGGTGGCGATCGCCTGCGGCAACGCGTTCGTGCTCAAGCCCAGCGAGAAGGACCCCTCGGCGTCGCTGCTCATCGCCGGGCTGTGGGAGGAGGCCGGGCTGCCCGAGGGCGTGTTCAGCGTGGTCCAGGGCGACAAGGTCGCCGTGGACGCGCTCCTGGAGCACCCCGACGTGGCGGCGGTGAGCTTCGTGGGCTCCACCCCGATCGCCCGGTACATCTACCGGACGGCCGCCGAGCACGGCAAGCGGGTGCAGGCGCTGGGCGGGGCCAAGAACCACATGGTGGTGCTGCCCGACGCCGACCTGGACCTGGCCGCCGACCAGGCGGTGTCGGCCGGGTTCGGCTCGGCCGGGGAACGCTGCATGGCCATCTCCGCGGTGGTCGCGGTGGACCCGGTGGGCGACGAGCTGGTCGCCCGGATCAAGGAGCGGATCTCCCGGCTGCGGGTGGGCCCCGGCGACGACGAGCGCAGCGAGATGGGCCCGCTGGTCACCCGCGAGCACCGCGACAAGGTCGCCTCCTACCTGGAGTCGGGGGTGCGCGAGGGCGCGACGCTGGCCGTCGACGGCCGGGTGCACCCGGTCCTGGGCGGCGGGGAGGACGGGTTCTGGCTGGGGCCGACGCTGCTCGACCACGTGGGCCCGGAGATGTCCTGCTACCGCGACGAGATCTTCGGCCCGGTCCTGAGCGTGCTGCGGGCGGACGACTACGACTCCGCGGTGAAGCTGGTCAACGACAACCCCTACGGCAACGGGACGGCGATCTTCACCAACGACGGCGGGGCGGCCCGGCGGTTCCAGAACGAGGTCGAGGTGGGGATGGTCGGCGTCAACGTGCCGATCCCGGTGCCGATGGCCTACTACTCGTTCGGCGGGTGGAAGCAGTCGCTGTTCGGCGACTCGCACGCGCACGGCACCGAGGGGGTGCACTTCTACACCCGCACCAAGGCGGTCACCGCCCGGTGGACCGACCCGGGCGCGCGCCCGTCCGGCGGTGTGGACCTCGGGTTCCCCACCAACGGCTGA